A portion of the Rhodopseudomonas sp. BAL398 genome contains these proteins:
- a CDS encoding thermonuclease family protein, with protein sequence MAAPNDINARHGRTLGSSYNNPAPRRALFRCDDEMIGPRTRFLALTLTWWMFAGAMSRAASPCSLAPQGEGQVIAVIDPRGLRLQDGGEVKLVGIEPALPRGDGMAALADLVAGRQVTLRGDSDAPDRYGRQPAFVFLGADADAASAQRQLVGRGAALVGIDIAMGACRAELMAAEASARQRRQGIWADPAAIKNAENPGDILAQIGRFALVEGKVVSVRQAGATVYLNFGRRWTRDFAVTISRRMAGSFEAQGLHLKSLENQHIRVRGWVGVRGGPRIEVRRIEQIEWPGRQ encoded by the coding sequence GTGGCTGCGCCGAATGACATCAACGCGCGGCATGGTCGCACGCTTGGTAGCAGCTATAATAATCCGGCACCGCGCCGCGCCCTCTTTCGTTGTGACGATGAGATGATCGGACCTCGTACCAGATTTCTCGCGCTGACCTTGACGTGGTGGATGTTCGCCGGGGCGATGAGCCGCGCAGCCTCGCCCTGCAGCCTTGCGCCGCAGGGCGAGGGGCAGGTGATTGCGGTGATCGATCCGCGCGGCTTGCGGCTGCAGGACGGCGGCGAGGTGAAGCTCGTGGGCATCGAGCCGGCGCTGCCGCGAGGCGACGGCATGGCGGCGCTCGCCGATCTCGTCGCCGGCCGGCAAGTCACGCTGCGCGGCGACAGCGACGCGCCGGACCGCTATGGCCGGCAACCGGCCTTCGTCTTCCTCGGCGCCGACGCCGACGCCGCGTCGGCGCAGCGCCAGCTGGTGGGGCGCGGCGCCGCGCTGGTGGGCATCGACATCGCCATGGGCGCATGCCGGGCTGAGCTGATGGCGGCGGAAGCCTCTGCCCGACAGCGCCGGCAGGGCATTTGGGCCGACCCTGCCGCCATAAAAAACGCCGAAAATCCTGGCGATATATTGGCGCAGATCGGGCGGTTCGCACTGGTTGAGGGCAAGGTCGTTTCGGTGCGGCAAGCCGGCGCCACGGTCTATTTGAATTTCGGCCGGCGCTGGACACGAGACTTCGCCGTGACTATTTCAAGGCGGATGGCGGGATCTTTTGAGGCTCAGGGCCTTCACCTCAAGTCCCTCGAAAACCAGCATATTCGGGTCCGGGGCTGGGTCGGCGTGCGGGGCGGGCCGCGGATCGAGGTCCGGCGCATTGAACAAATCGAATGGCCGGGCCGTCAATAA
- a CDS encoding ABC transporter substrate-binding protein, with protein sequence MVTPGVAMAQSAPPLKLGAILDMSGLYADITGPGSETAAKMAAEDFGGEVLGRKIEIVVADHLNKADLAASIARDMLDNQGVEAIVDVAASATALAAGEIAKARGKIIMYSGPGSIRLSNEACGPFTVHYAYDTYAQANVAGLAAVKRGLDTWFFLTADYAFGQDLEKDTSNVVVKSGGKVLGTVKHPINTSDFSSFLLQAQSSGAKVIGLANAGGDTINAIKQAAEFGITRKGGQKIVPLLAFVTDIDSVGLQTAQGLLVAGAFYWDLNDDTRAFSKRFVERMKRVPTSAQAGLYSSVMHYLQAVKAAGTTDAAAVMAKMKETPINDFFAKNGHIRADGRMVHDMYLFEVKTPSESKGRGDVYKLLATVSGDDAFQPLAQSRCPLVKK encoded by the coding sequence ATGGTGACGCCCGGCGTCGCGATGGCTCAAAGCGCGCCGCCGCTGAAGCTCGGCGCGATTCTCGACATGTCCGGTCTTTACGCCGACATCACCGGCCCCGGCAGTGAGACCGCGGCCAAGATGGCGGCGGAAGATTTCGGTGGCGAGGTGCTCGGCCGCAAGATCGAGATCGTGGTGGCGGACCATCTCAACAAGGCCGACCTCGCCGCCAGCATCGCCCGCGACATGCTGGACAATCAGGGCGTCGAGGCGATCGTCGACGTCGCGGCCTCCGCCACCGCGCTTGCCGCCGGCGAGATCGCCAAGGCGCGCGGCAAGATCATCATGTATTCCGGCCCGGGCTCGATCCGGCTCAGCAACGAGGCCTGCGGCCCCTTCACGGTGCATTACGCCTACGACACCTATGCGCAGGCCAATGTCGCCGGGCTCGCCGCGGTCAAGCGGGGCCTCGACACCTGGTTCTTCCTGACCGCCGACTACGCCTTCGGCCAGGACCTCGAAAAGGATACCTCCAACGTCGTCGTCAAGTCCGGCGGCAAGGTGCTGGGCACCGTCAAGCATCCGATCAACACGTCGGATTTCTCCTCCTTCCTGCTGCAGGCGCAGTCCTCCGGCGCCAAAGTGATCGGGCTCGCCAATGCCGGCGGCGACACCATCAACGCGATCAAGCAGGCCGCCGAATTCGGCATCACCCGCAAGGGCGGCCAGAAGATCGTGCCGCTGCTCGCCTTCGTGACCGACATCGACAGCGTCGGGCTGCAGACCGCGCAGGGGCTGCTGGTCGCGGGTGCGTTCTATTGGGATCTCAATGACGACACCCGCGCCTTCTCGAAGCGCTTCGTCGAACGCATGAAGCGGGTGCCGACTTCGGCGCAGGCCGGGCTGTACTCCTCGGTCATGCATTATCTGCAGGCGGTGAAGGCGGCGGGCACCACCGACGCCGCCGCGGTGATGGCCAAGATGAAGGAAACCCCGATCAACGATTTCTTCGCCAAGAACGGTCACATCCGCGCCGACGGCCGGATGGTCCACGACATGTATCTGTTCGAGGTCAAGACGCCGTCCGAATCCAAGGGCCGCGGCGACGTCTACAAGCTGCTGGCGACGGTGTCGGGCGACGACGCGTTCCAGCCGCTGGCGCAGTCGCGCTGCCCGCTGGTGAAGAAGTAG
- a CDS encoding enoyl-CoA hydratase, which yields MTDIVLQQLDQGLLTITMNRPDRRNALNPDMVRGLVEAARRAAEDHEVRAVLLKGAGGTFCVGGDVKSMAEGRASLSFEAKLANLRRGMEVSRILHQMPKPVVAQIDGAAAGAGLSMALACDLRVASESAKITTAFAKVGLSGDYGGTYFLTKMLGSAKARELYLTSPVLSAREALALGMVTKVVADAEIGAAAHQLALSLAQGPSVTLGYIKRNINNAEELSLEACFDAEAMHHSRCGDTADHKEAAAAFVEKRAPVFQGR from the coding sequence ATGACCGATATCGTCCTGCAGCAGCTCGATCAGGGCCTGCTGACCATCACGATGAACCGGCCCGACCGCCGCAACGCGCTCAATCCCGACATGGTGCGCGGGCTGGTCGAGGCGGCGCGGCGCGCGGCGGAAGATCATGAGGTCCGCGCCGTCTTGCTGAAGGGCGCCGGCGGCACCTTCTGCGTCGGCGGCGACGTCAAATCGATGGCGGAGGGCCGCGCCTCGCTGTCGTTCGAGGCGAAGCTCGCCAATCTGCGGCGCGGCATGGAGGTGTCGCGAATCCTGCACCAGATGCCAAAGCCGGTGGTGGCGCAGATCGATGGCGCCGCAGCAGGCGCCGGGCTGTCGATGGCGCTGGCCTGCGATCTGCGCGTCGCTTCCGAATCCGCCAAGATCACCACCGCCTTCGCCAAGGTCGGGCTGTCCGGCGATTACGGCGGCACTTACTTTCTCACCAAGATGCTCGGCAGCGCCAAAGCGCGCGAACTCTATCTCACCTCGCCGGTGCTGAGCGCCCGCGAGGCGTTGGCGCTGGGCATGGTGACCAAAGTCGTCGCCGACGCCGAAATCGGCGCGGCGGCGCATCAGCTGGCGCTGTCGCTGGCGCAGGGGCCGAGCGTGACGCTGGGCTACATCAAGCGCAACATCAACAATGCCGAGGAGCTGTCGCTGGAAGCCTGCTTCGACGCCGAGGCGATGCATCATTCGCGTTGCGGCGACACCGCCGACCACAAGGAAGCCGCCGCCGCCTTCGTCGAGAAGCGCGCGCCGGTGTTTCAGGGGCGCTGA
- a CDS encoding acetate--CoA ligase family protein, giving the protein MSHPLDSFFAPSSIAIIGASRDPMKIPGLLLKFLRRNEFPGAIYPVNPNYPDIDGLACYPSVGAIGKPVDLAIIIIPARAVLGALAECAEAKIPNAVIISSGFGEEGGDGVAMQQAIADFARATGMRISGPNAEGFFNEPMKIAATFSPTVDVKPDVPRLLASRRRIGIVAQSGGIGFAIYNRARALGVALSIVISTGNESDLGAGECLDYMVQDAATDVILLFIEGIRDTEKFLVAARRAAQAGKPVIVTKVGRSDAGERAAASHTASMAGWNAAYDAVFAKYGCIVSNDLDEAVAIAAALTTSPLPKGDRVAVVTVSGGAGIWGADAVCAQGLRVPELSAPLQAQIRALIPSYGSARNPVDITAQAVHSGGLQKTIELLEACDEVDSILVVISLSSETRMPLKKAELKPLLDAQTKPVLFYSYTLPSDFAREGLAASGGVALSGLTHIAVALRQLVQRSRFSLAAEPEAFGMKSLDLSGYPVGGALSEYDSKRWLRDAGVALPDEILVAEKTVLEAAIARAGFPLVMKIQSPAIAHKSEVGGVRVNIASEAEALEAYDALLANAARHCPDAVIQGVLVGPMAKKGVEIIIGTMMDASFGPMIMVGLGGVVTELFKDVVWRPAPVGAAEAGAMLDGLKAAPLLHGFRGAPPADVGALAELIAQISQLAAHARDHVAEIELNPVLVHPLGDGVTIVDALVVGKTTNFLK; this is encoded by the coding sequence ATGAGCCATCCGCTCGATTCGTTCTTTGCGCCGTCCAGCATCGCCATCATCGGGGCGTCGCGGGACCCGATGAAGATTCCGGGCCTGCTGCTGAAATTCCTGCGCCGCAACGAATTTCCCGGCGCGATCTATCCGGTCAATCCGAACTATCCGGATATCGATGGCTTGGCGTGCTATCCGTCGGTCGGCGCGATCGGCAAGCCGGTCGATCTCGCCATCATCATCATTCCGGCCCGCGCCGTGCTCGGCGCGCTGGCCGAATGCGCCGAGGCCAAAATTCCCAATGCGGTGATCATCTCCTCGGGCTTTGGCGAGGAGGGCGGCGACGGCGTGGCGATGCAGCAGGCGATCGCCGATTTCGCCCGCGCCACCGGGATGCGGATCTCGGGGCCGAATGCCGAGGGCTTCTTCAACGAGCCGATGAAGATCGCCGCGACCTTCAGCCCGACCGTCGACGTCAAGCCGGACGTCCCGCGCCTGCTGGCGTCGCGCCGGCGGATCGGCATCGTGGCGCAATCGGGCGGCATCGGCTTTGCGATCTATAATCGCGCCCGCGCGCTCGGCGTCGCGCTCTCGATCGTGATCTCGACCGGCAATGAATCCGACCTCGGTGCCGGCGAGTGCCTCGACTACATGGTGCAGGACGCTGCGACCGACGTGATCCTGCTGTTCATCGAGGGGATTCGCGACACCGAGAAATTTCTCGTCGCGGCGCGGCGCGCAGCGCAGGCCGGCAAGCCGGTGATCGTCACCAAGGTCGGCCGCTCCGACGCCGGCGAGCGCGCCGCGGCCTCGCACACCGCCAGCATGGCGGGATGGAATGCGGCCTATGACGCGGTGTTCGCCAAATACGGCTGCATCGTCTCCAACGATCTCGACGAGGCGGTGGCGATCGCCGCGGCGCTGACGACATCGCCCTTGCCGAAGGGCGACCGCGTCGCGGTGGTCACGGTGTCGGGCGGCGCGGGAATTTGGGGCGCCGACGCGGTCTGCGCCCAGGGCCTGCGCGTGCCGGAATTGTCCGCGCCGTTACAGGCGCAGATCCGTGCGCTAATTCCGTCCTATGGCTCGGCGCGCAATCCGGTCGACATCACCGCGCAGGCTGTGCACAGCGGTGGGCTGCAGAAGACCATCGAGCTGCTCGAGGCCTGCGATGAGGTCGATAGCATCCTGGTGGTGATCTCGCTGTCGAGCGAGACAAGGATGCCGCTCAAGAAGGCCGAGCTGAAGCCGCTGCTTGATGCGCAGACCAAGCCGGTGCTGTTCTATTCCTACACGCTGCCGTCGGATTTTGCCCGCGAAGGGCTCGCCGCCTCCGGCGGCGTGGCGTTGTCGGGGCTGACCCATATCGCGGTCGCGTTACGTCAGCTGGTGCAGCGCAGCCGCTTCAGCCTGGCGGCCGAGCCGGAGGCGTTCGGCATGAAATCGCTCGATCTATCGGGCTATCCGGTAGGCGGAGCGCTGTCGGAATATGACAGCAAGCGATGGCTGCGTGACGCCGGCGTGGCGCTGCCGGACGAGATCCTGGTCGCGGAAAAGACCGTGCTCGAAGCCGCGATCGCCCGGGCCGGCTTTCCGCTGGTGATGAAAATCCAGTCCCCGGCGATTGCCCACAAGAGCGAGGTCGGCGGCGTCCGCGTCAACATCGCCAGCGAAGCCGAGGCGCTTGAAGCCTATGATGCGCTGCTGGCCAATGCCGCCCGGCATTGCCCCGATGCGGTGATCCAGGGCGTGCTGGTCGGGCCGATGGCGAAGAAGGGTGTCGAGATCATCATCGGCACCATGATGGATGCCAGTTTCGGGCCGATGATCATGGTCGGCCTCGGCGGCGTCGTCACCGAATTGTTCAAGGATGTGGTGTGGCGGCCGGCACCGGTCGGCGCCGCGGAAGCCGGCGCGATGCTCGACGGCTTGAAGGCCGCGCCGCTATTGCACGGCTTTCGCGGCGCGCCGCCAGCCGATGTCGGCGCGCTGGCCGAGCTGATCGCGCAGATCTCGCAGCTCGCCGCCCATGCGCGCGATCATGTCGCCGAGATCGAACTCAACCCGGTGCTGGTGCATCCGCTCGGCGACGGCGTCACCATCGTCGACGCGCTGGTGGTGGGGAAGACGACTAACTTTCTAAAATGA
- a CDS encoding enoyl-CoA hydratase/isomerase family protein, with amino-acid sequence MTSYKDIGVELLGHVATIEIRKPPYNFFDIMLIQQIADALDTIDADPQIRATVLCAQGKAFCAGADFGDPNRKETEAAAKSGDPADNLGSIGHLYTEAVRIFRAKKPIVAAVQGAAIGGGLGLAVSADFRVTCPEARFAANFTKLGFHPGFGLTVALPELVGKNNAELMFYTSRRLTGEDAFKIGLANVLVPQNEVRAEALKLAREIAECSPLGLLSTRATMRGDLADRVMAATKHELAEQTRLRATDDFKEGVKATEERRVADFKGR; translated from the coding sequence ATGACCAGCTACAAGGATATCGGCGTCGAGCTTCTCGGCCATGTCGCCACCATCGAGATCCGCAAACCGCCGTATAATTTCTTCGACATCATGCTGATCCAGCAGATTGCCGACGCGCTGGACACGATCGACGCCGATCCGCAGATTCGCGCCACGGTGCTGTGCGCCCAGGGCAAGGCGTTCTGCGCCGGCGCCGATTTCGGCGATCCTAACCGCAAGGAAACCGAGGCGGCGGCCAAGAGCGGCGATCCTGCCGATAATCTCGGCTCGATCGGACATCTCTATACCGAAGCGGTGCGGATCTTCCGCGCCAAGAAACCGATCGTCGCCGCGGTGCAGGGTGCGGCGATCGGCGGCGGGCTCGGGCTTGCAGTGTCGGCGGATTTCCGCGTCACCTGTCCGGAGGCGCGCTTCGCCGCGAACTTCACCAAACTCGGCTTCCATCCCGGCTTCGGCCTTACCGTCGCGCTGCCCGAACTGGTCGGCAAGAACAATGCCGAGCTGATGTTCTACACCAGCCGCCGCCTCACCGGCGAGGACGCCTTCAAGATCGGGCTGGCCAATGTGCTGGTGCCGCAGAACGAGGTGCGCGCCGAGGCCTTGAAGCTGGCGCGCGAGATCGCCGAATGCTCGCCGCTCGGCCTGTTGTCGACCCGGGCGACGATGCGCGGCGACCTCGCCGACCGCGTCATGGCGGCGACTAAACATGAACTAGCCGAACAGACCCGGCTGCGCGCCACCGATGATTTCAAGGAAGGCGTCAAAGCCACCGAAGAACGCCGCGTCGCCGACTTCAAGGGTCGGTGA
- a CDS encoding acyl-CoA dehydrogenase family protein gives MTAALRFDPIRLPPECEVLRQEVRAFLAEEIAAGTFDPHKPQREDSDAPEFSRRVGERGWLGMTWPKQYGGHERSFLERYVVTEEMRVANAPTRRFFVADRQSGPVLLKYAPEHIKMDILPRICRGEVCFSIGMSEPNSGSDLFAAKTKATRTDGGFLINGSKIWTTSAHIADYMIAIFRTSPPTKENRRHGLTQFLVDMKSPGIKVNPIAQITGQYEFNEVVFEDVFVPDDHMLGEIDGAWKQATSELAYERSGPERFLETYYVLTELVRALGPNPDIRGAEGIGRLVAQLHTMRRMSVSVAGMLQAGKEPVVEASIVKDIGTIWEQQLPHRVRELAAFVDPDASNHATLDDQLPFAIKTAPKLTIQGGTTEVLRGIIARGLGLR, from the coding sequence ATGACCGCAGCCCTTCGCTTCGATCCGATCCGCCTGCCGCCCGAATGCGAGGTGCTGCGCCAGGAAGTGCGCGCCTTTCTCGCCGAGGAAATCGCCGCCGGCACCTTCGATCCGCACAAGCCGCAGCGTGAAGACAGCGACGCGCCGGAATTCTCCCGCCGGGTCGGCGAACGCGGCTGGCTCGGCATGACCTGGCCGAAGCAATATGGCGGTCATGAGCGCAGCTTTCTCGAGCGCTATGTGGTGACCGAGGAGATGCGCGTCGCCAACGCGCCGACACGGCGGTTCTTCGTCGCCGACCGCCAGAGCGGCCCGGTGCTGCTGAAATACGCGCCCGAACATATCAAGATGGACATCCTGCCGCGGATCTGCCGCGGCGAAGTCTGCTTCTCGATCGGCATGAGCGAGCCGAATTCCGGCTCCGACCTGTTCGCCGCCAAGACCAAGGCGACCCGGACCGATGGCGGCTTCCTGATCAACGGCTCCAAGATCTGGACCACCTCGGCGCATATCGCCGACTACATGATCGCGATCTTCCGCACCTCGCCGCCGACCAAGGAGAATCGCCGCCACGGCCTGACCCAGTTCCTGGTCGACATGAAAAGCCCCGGCATCAAGGTCAATCCGATCGCGCAGATCACCGGCCAATATGAATTCAACGAGGTGGTGTTCGAGGACGTCTTCGTGCCCGACGATCACATGCTCGGCGAAATTGACGGCGCCTGGAAACAGGCAACCTCGGAACTCGCCTATGAGCGCTCCGGCCCCGAACGATTTCTCGAAACCTATTACGTGCTGACCGAGCTGGTCCGCGCGTTGGGGCCGAACCCGGACATCCGCGGCGCCGAAGGCATCGGACGATTGGTGGCGCAGCTGCACACGATGCGGCGGATGTCGGTGTCGGTCGCCGGCATGTTGCAGGCCGGCAAGGAGCCGGTGGTGGAGGCCTCGATCGTCAAGGACATCGGCACCATCTGGGAACAGCAGCTGCCGCATCGGGTGCGCGAACTCGCCGCCTTTGTCGATCCGGACGCCTCGAACCACGCCACGCTCGACGATCAGCTGCCCTTCGCGATCAAGACCGCGCCGAAGCTGACGATCCAAGGCGGCACCACCGAAGTCTTGCGCGGCATCATCGCGCGCGGCCTCGGCCTGCGCTGA
- a CDS encoding acyl-CoA dehydrogenase family protein: MTESDNIVAETAERIFADLADAQTINSGKDGAWKAPLWYALEQAGLPLSWVPEDCDGSGASLAEGFAVLSAAGRFALAVPLAETMLAGWLLAQARIAAPSDTMTVAPAHPKDRITLNADGSLVGRARGVPFAKGARHIAVLAHGADGVAIALVAIAACRIEPGLNLADDPSDTVILNNVTPLALKPAPAGFDQNALMLMGAVARSLQIAGALESMLDVSVGYSNERVAFEKKISKFQAVQHNLAKLAGETSAALAAASSAADAFAHAESFDDALFLEAAAAKIRCAEAAEKGAAIAHQVHGAIGFTQEHILHRFTLRALAWRDDFGSESHWAVELGKLVATRGADELWPLVASR, encoded by the coding sequence GTGACGGAGAGTGATAACATTGTCGCCGAGACCGCCGAACGAATCTTCGCGGATCTCGCCGACGCCCAGACCATCAACAGCGGCAAGGACGGCGCCTGGAAGGCGCCGCTGTGGTACGCGCTCGAACAGGCCGGACTGCCGCTATCCTGGGTTCCGGAGGATTGCGATGGCTCGGGCGCCAGCCTGGCGGAAGGTTTTGCCGTGCTGAGCGCGGCCGGCCGTTTCGCGCTGGCGGTGCCGCTGGCCGAAACCATGCTGGCGGGCTGGCTGCTGGCGCAGGCCAGGATCGCCGCGCCATCCGACACCATGACGGTGGCGCCGGCCCATCCGAAGGATCGCATCACGCTCAATGCCGACGGCAGTCTGGTCGGCCGCGCCCGCGGCGTTCCCTTTGCCAAGGGCGCGCGGCATATCGCCGTGCTGGCGCACGGCGCCGATGGCGTTGCGATCGCGCTGGTAGCGATCGCGGCGTGCCGGATCGAGCCCGGGCTCAATCTCGCGGACGATCCCTCCGACACCGTGATCCTCAACAATGTCACGCCGCTGGCGCTGAAGCCGGCGCCGGCGGGGTTCGACCAGAATGCGCTGATGCTGATGGGCGCGGTGGCGCGCAGCCTGCAGATCGCGGGCGCGCTGGAATCGATGCTCGACGTCAGCGTGGGCTATTCCAACGAGCGGGTGGCGTTCGAAAAGAAGATCTCGAAATTCCAGGCGGTGCAGCACAATCTGGCCAAGCTCGCCGGCGAGACCTCCGCGGCACTCGCCGCCGCCAGTTCGGCGGCCGACGCCTTCGCCCATGCCGAATCATTCGACGACGCGCTGTTTCTGGAAGCCGCCGCGGCAAAAATCCGCTGCGCGGAGGCCGCCGAAAAGGGCGCGGCGATCGCCCACCAGGTCCACGGCGCGATAGGCTTCACCCAGGAGCATATTCTGCATCGCTTCACCTTGCGCGCTTTGGCGTGGCGCGACGATTTCGGCAGCGAAAGCCATTGGGCGGTCGAGCTCGGCAAACTGGTCGCGACGCGCGGCGCCGACGAATTGTGGCCGCTGGTCGCTTCCCGCTGA